A single region of the Thermodesulfobacteriota bacterium genome encodes:
- a CDS encoding DUF4351 domain-containing protein: EGRQEGRQEGEAALLLRLAERRFGPLPAWARARIQAADADTLLAWGENLLDANDLEELFG, from the coding sequence GGAAGGCCGCCAGGAAGGCCGCCAGGAAGGCGAGGCCGCGCTGCTCCTGCGGCTCGCCGAGCGCCGCTTCGGTCCTCTTCCCGCCTGGGCCCGCGCCAGGATCCAGGCGGCCGACGCCGACACCTTGCTCGCCTGGGGTGAGAATCTCCTGGATGCAAATGACCTGGAGGAGCTGTTCGGGTGA